From Bacteroidota bacterium, one genomic window encodes:
- a CDS encoding serine hydrolase domain-containing protein, whose product MKNATSVFLLLLFVPLVACAQTPNLSNELDAYVDEVMTAYGMPGVAFAVIKDGEVIHKKNYGLANLEHQVPVTENSIFRVYSLTKLVVISGLFQLVEQGKLSLDDQITDYVDGLPATWHHLQIKHLITHSSGLPDMAPIPVFQELSEDAAKARVFAEPLRAEAGNVYDYNQTNFWLLKEIIERVTTMPMDQFLLENQFSTAPDTAFFSVDSRDIIRNRVTAYFPFAKGYTTIEHPYLQGDYAYAMNGLNITLNAFIHWSQQLRNDTIMQPATRAKMWEPFPYAASDKLFTYGWDMRPVQGHNSYGFSGSLVTAYRIFPDDDLSIIFLANGMRDFFNIEDIMNTIAMRVLE is encoded by the coding sequence GTTTTCCTGCTGTTGCTTTTTGTGCCGCTGGTTGCATGCGCCCAAACGCCGAACCTGTCGAATGAACTGGATGCTTACGTGGACGAGGTGATGACGGCGTATGGTATGCCAGGTGTGGCGTTTGCCGTGATCAAAGACGGGGAGGTTATCCATAAAAAGAACTACGGACTGGCCAATCTTGAACACCAGGTGCCCGTCACTGAAAACTCGATTTTCCGCGTGTATTCCCTTACCAAACTTGTGGTGATTTCAGGGCTCTTCCAGCTTGTTGAGCAGGGCAAGCTTTCGCTCGATGACCAGATCACTGACTATGTAGATGGCCTGCCGGCAACCTGGCACCATCTACAAATCAAACACCTCATCACACATTCTAGTGGCCTGCCCGATATGGCGCCGATTCCAGTCTTCCAGGAGCTATCGGAAGACGCAGCAAAAGCACGCGTGTTTGCAGAGCCGCTGCGGGCTGAGGCCGGCAACGTGTACGACTACAACCAGACCAATTTCTGGCTACTCAAAGAAATCATTGAGCGGGTCACAACCATGCCTATGGATCAATTTCTTCTTGAAAATCAGTTCAGCACGGCGCCAGATACTGCCTTCTTCTCTGTGGACTCGCGAGACATCATCCGTAACCGCGTCACTGCGTATTTCCCTTTTGCGAAAGGCTACACAACCATTGAGCATCCCTATTTGCAAGGCGACTATGCTTATGCCATGAACGGACTCAATATCACCCTCAATGCTTTTATCCACTGGAGCCAGCAATTGCGCAACGATACAATTATGCAGCCGGCAACGCGTGCTAAAATGTGGGAGCCCTTTCCGTATGCGGCGTCGGATAAGCTATTTACGTATGGCTGGGACATGCGACCCGTGCAGGGGCACAATTCGTACGGCTTCTCTGGCAGCCTGGTCACTGCCTATCGCATTTTCCCTGATGACGATCTTAGCATCATCTTTTTAGCCAACGGCATGCGCGACTTCTTCAATATTGAGGACATCATGAATACCATCGCCATGCGCGTGCTCGAGTAG